In one window of Candidatus Methanoplasma cognatum DNA:
- the lonB gene encoding ATP-dependent protease LonB, translating to METVVNKKPSLLEDWVERQTFRTTKDIEIPEKLSDRVIGQEKAVEVMKKAAFQKRHVMLIGEPGTGKSMLANSMVEYLPKEALQDIVSYHNPEDVNEPRIREFPAGRGKAVVSEQKAHAAAMKNQKGSFFIYICILVALIGAMGVYIFGQWEILLVCLFVIIIIWLFTRTPNQRTETAIVPKLLVGHNPDDMPPFIDATGAHAGSLLGDVRHDPFQSGGLETPSHDRLESGAIHKANKGVLFIDEINLLRIESQQALLTAMQEKKMSITGQSERSSGALVKSEPVPCDFILVCAGNLDAIHGMHPALRSRIRGYGYEVYMRSTMPDTDENRYDIARFVAQEVKKDEKIPPFDKYAVGEIVKEAQRRAGRKGELTLRMRELGGLVRVSGDVAVERGSDIVTIDDVLSAKGTARSLEQQIADRHIENSKKYSLFETSGSEIGMINGLAALGADSGMAEYSGIVLPIVAAIAPPQTKKGGKLIATGRLGDIAKEAVDNISAVIKNYTSKSISDYDIHLQYIGTYDGVEGDSASITMATVILSAMEGIPIRQDLAMTGSLSVRGKVLPVGAVTAKLEAAAASGIKMALIPEANSNDVMILNKFYKDMDVYSVENFRDVVEYAFVDCPKKKDLMTKLLPLTEGGVSTVKKIEPPPEYVITAKHEERKDPPKTEPLPEEVEDTATITERTIPKDGNPCPL from the coding sequence ATGGAAACAGTTGTCAATAAAAAACCATCACTCCTCGAAGATTGGGTAGAGCGGCAGACCTTCCGCACTACCAAAGACATCGAGATACCGGAGAAACTGTCAGACCGTGTCATAGGTCAGGAAAAAGCCGTGGAAGTGATGAAGAAGGCGGCCTTCCAAAAAAGGCATGTCATGCTTATCGGTGAACCCGGCACCGGAAAATCGATGCTGGCCAACTCCATGGTGGAGTATCTTCCCAAGGAAGCGCTTCAGGATATTGTCTCATATCACAATCCTGAGGATGTCAACGAGCCCAGGATACGCGAATTCCCGGCCGGAAGGGGCAAAGCGGTCGTGAGCGAGCAAAAAGCACACGCCGCGGCGATGAAGAACCAGAAAGGCTCCTTTTTCATTTACATATGCATCCTGGTGGCATTGATAGGGGCAATGGGAGTATACATCTTCGGACAGTGGGAGATACTGCTCGTATGCCTTTTTGTGATAATAATCATATGGCTCTTCACAAGGACGCCCAACCAGAGAACGGAAACGGCCATCGTGCCGAAACTGCTGGTGGGACATAATCCCGACGATATGCCGCCTTTCATAGATGCGACGGGCGCGCATGCGGGTTCGCTGCTGGGAGACGTTAGACACGACCCGTTCCAGAGCGGAGGTCTGGAGACCCCGTCCCACGACAGGCTGGAGTCCGGCGCGATACACAAAGCAAACAAAGGCGTCCTCTTTATCGACGAGATAAACCTGCTCAGGATAGAGTCCCAGCAGGCGCTTCTGACCGCAATGCAGGAGAAGAAGATGTCCATCACCGGCCAGTCGGAGAGGTCCTCGGGCGCGCTGGTGAAATCCGAGCCGGTCCCGTGCGATTTCATTCTCGTCTGCGCCGGCAACTTGGACGCCATCCACGGGATGCACCCCGCGTTAAGATCCAGAATAAGGGGGTACGGTTACGAAGTATACATGCGCAGCACTATGCCTGATACGGACGAGAACCGCTACGACATAGCAAGATTCGTCGCGCAGGAAGTCAAAAAAGACGAAAAGATACCTCCGTTCGACAAATACGCTGTGGGAGAGATCGTTAAGGAGGCCCAGCGCCGCGCAGGAAGAAAGGGGGAGCTCACCCTCAGGATGAGGGAGCTCGGAGGCCTTGTCCGCGTATCCGGCGATGTGGCCGTCGAAAGAGGGTCTGACATAGTCACGATAGACGATGTGCTTTCCGCCAAGGGAACCGCACGCAGCCTCGAACAGCAGATAGCGGACCGCCACATAGAGAACAGCAAGAAGTACTCTCTGTTCGAAACGAGCGGTTCCGAGATCGGGATGATCAACGGCCTTGCCGCTCTGGGCGCAGACTCCGGCATGGCAGAATATTCAGGAATAGTATTGCCGATCGTAGCGGCCATAGCACCGCCCCAGACAAAGAAGGGAGGGAAGCTGATAGCCACCGGACGCCTTGGCGATATCGCAAAGGAGGCCGTCGACAACATATCGGCGGTGATCAAGAACTATACCTCGAAATCGATATCCGATTACGACATACACCTTCAATACATAGGGACATATGACGGAGTAGAAGGAGACAGCGCATCCATAACGATGGCGACCGTCATCTTATCCGCGATGGAGGGAATACCTATAAGGCAGGACCTCGCGATGACCGGAAGTCTCAGCGTCAGAGGGAAGGTGCTCCCAGTAGGCGCCGTGACCGCTAAATTGGAGGCGGCGGCGGCATCGGGAATAAAAATGGCGCTGATACCCGAAGCGAACTCTAACGACGTGATGATCCTGAACAAATTCTACAAGGATATGGACGTCTACTCTGTGGAGAACTTCCGCGACGTCGTTGAATATGCTTTCGTCGATTGTCCGAAAAAGAAGGATCTGATGACCAAGCTTCTGCCTCTGACCGAGGGCGGGGTGTCCACGGTAAAGAAGATCGAGCCTCCGCCTGAGTACGTAATCACTGCAAAACACGAGGAAAGAAAGGATCCCCCTAAGACGGAACCCCTACCGGAAGAGGTCGAGGATACCGCGACGATCACGGAAAGGACCATACCGAAAGACGGCAACCCCTGCCCACTGTAA
- a CDS encoding DEAD/DEAH box helicase → MKVEELEVDKEVREILIKSGFVELYPPQAEALPIAISGRNLIAAMPTASGKSLIGFIPAVSTVLKKGGKVLYIVPLKALASEKKDDLDKFSALGVKVVMSTGDLDSDDGKLADADIIVATSEKADSMMRHGSIWMDDVRLVIADEIHLIHDPGRGPTLEIILTKLMRKNRDTQMIALSATISNAEDLARWLKADLVTSDWRPIPLREGVYYDGEITFEDGSSIEVPQSKDSVWDMINQTFAEGGQCMIFVNTRRSTESLAAKYSGKMGALAGRELSEKEADILEGDSETTSLGRKLLSCVKCGMAFHNAGLTYKQRRYVEDNFRSGGIKCIVATPTLAAGINLPARRVIVRDTHRYDSNAGNVPISVMEVKQMCGRAGRPGYDPYGEAVLVGKSLGDFDHLMEDYVMHDTERLTSKLNNETVLRSHILGLIATGDAGTEEGIVDFMRDTFFGNTSQMYGIESVVESVVDFLEREEMVAREGGSLRILPFGKRISDLYIDPKSAVILRDAVMRIKDDTEDLMILHAAASTPDVLGLYPKKNDFDRLSKLEIEHSRDFLAEPADEEDDFMFESFMSDLKVAVLMDDWISEVSEEEITSSMGIGPGDIRSRVEMIDWLLYSMNEVAYIFKPEATKRIKPLLTRVRYGVKEELLGLISLRGVGRVRARVLYDNGIRSRSDIITADVDFLSRLPKIGQALANSMKAQSGGTTERREAPAVSEEEEYMLDKMAEEYVREKMGQTDIQKQSRIHDY, encoded by the coding sequence ATGAAGGTCGAGGAGTTAGAGGTCGATAAGGAGGTCAGGGAGATCCTGATCAAAAGCGGGTTCGTTGAACTCTACCCGCCGCAGGCGGAGGCCCTGCCTATCGCAATTTCTGGAAGGAACCTCATCGCGGCGATGCCCACTGCAAGCGGCAAATCGCTCATAGGTTTCATACCGGCCGTAAGCACCGTGCTGAAAAAGGGCGGAAAGGTGCTGTACATAGTTCCGCTCAAGGCCCTGGCTTCGGAGAAGAAGGACGACCTTGATAAATTCTCCGCGCTGGGCGTTAAGGTCGTGATGAGCACGGGGGACCTGGACTCCGACGACGGAAAACTTGCGGATGCGGACATAATCGTGGCGACGTCCGAAAAAGCGGACTCCATGATGCGCCACGGAAGCATATGGATGGACGACGTGAGACTGGTGATCGCGGACGAGATACATCTGATCCACGATCCCGGCAGAGGCCCCACACTTGAGATCATACTGACAAAACTCATGCGTAAGAACAGGGACACGCAGATGATCGCGCTGTCGGCGACCATCTCCAACGCAGAGGACCTCGCCCGCTGGCTGAAAGCGGATCTTGTGACAAGCGATTGGCGCCCCATACCTCTGAGGGAAGGCGTCTATTACGATGGGGAGATAACCTTTGAGGACGGATCCTCCATAGAGGTGCCGCAGAGCAAGGACAGCGTCTGGGACATGATAAACCAGACCTTTGCGGAAGGCGGACAGTGCATGATCTTCGTGAACACAAGGAGGTCCACCGAATCGCTTGCGGCGAAGTATTCCGGCAAGATGGGAGCCCTTGCCGGAAGGGAACTGTCCGAGAAAGAGGCGGACATCCTGGAGGGGGATTCCGAGACGACGTCGCTAGGCAGGAAGCTGCTGTCCTGCGTAAAATGCGGAATGGCGTTCCATAACGCCGGGCTCACATACAAGCAGAGAAGGTATGTTGAGGATAACTTCCGCAGCGGCGGCATAAAATGCATTGTCGCCACACCGACGCTCGCGGCGGGCATAAATCTGCCCGCAAGAAGGGTCATAGTGAGGGATACCCACAGGTACGACTCCAACGCAGGTAATGTTCCGATCTCCGTCATGGAGGTGAAGCAGATGTGCGGAAGGGCCGGAAGGCCCGGGTACGACCCTTACGGAGAGGCCGTGCTTGTCGGCAAAAGCCTCGGCGATTTCGATCACCTCATGGAAGACTATGTGATGCATGACACGGAGAGGCTGACGTCCAAACTCAACAACGAAACGGTTCTCAGAAGCCATATCCTGGGGTTGATCGCGACCGGCGACGCCGGCACAGAAGAAGGCATAGTGGACTTCATGCGCGATACGTTCTTCGGGAACACCTCTCAGATGTACGGGATAGAGAGCGTCGTCGAGAGCGTGGTGGATTTTCTGGAAAGGGAAGAGATGGTCGCGAGGGAGGGAGGATCGCTCCGAATACTTCCGTTCGGAAAGAGGATATCCGATCTGTACATAGATCCGAAATCGGCGGTCATCCTGAGGGATGCGGTAATGAGGATAAAGGACGACACGGAAGATCTCATGATACTGCACGCGGCGGCCTCCACCCCCGACGTCCTCGGCCTTTACCCCAAGAAGAACGACTTCGACAGGCTGTCGAAGCTGGAGATCGAGCATTCAAGGGATTTCCTGGCGGAGCCGGCGGATGAGGAAGATGACTTCATGTTCGAGAGTTTCATGAGCGACCTGAAGGTGGCCGTTCTCATGGATGATTGGATCAGCGAGGTCTCCGAGGAAGAGATAACATCTTCCATGGGCATCGGGCCAGGAGACATAAGGTCCAGGGTGGAGATGATCGACTGGCTTCTCTATTCGATGAACGAGGTGGCGTACATCTTCAAGCCGGAGGCGACAAAAAGGATCAAACCGCTGCTAACCCGCGTGCGATACGGCGTGAAAGAAGAGCTCCTGGGACTCATATCGTTAAGAGGGGTCGGAAGGGTAAGGGCAAGGGTGCTTTATGACAACGGCATACGCTCAAGGTCGGATATCATCACAGCCGATGTCGACTTCCTGTCAAGGCTGCCTAAGATCGGCCAAGCTCTCGCGAACAGCATGAAGGCGCAGTCAGGAGGCACGACGGAAAGGAGAGAGGCTCCGGCTGTGAGCGAAGAGGAAGAATACATGCTGGATAAGATGGCGGAAGAGTATGTCCGTGAGAAAATGGGCCAAACCGATATCCAGAAGCAATCGAGGATACACGATTATTGA
- the thrC gene encoding threonine synthase: MAYHKVVCWDCGADVDDPYVYLCPRCGGLLSVKMDLEPVKEMRPQDLRKEMLGVWRYAPFMPVDPSHKVSIQEGGTPLYRTDRLAGEIGVSEVHVKFDGLNPTGSFKDRGMTVGVSRAKELGAKVVGCASTGNTSASLAAYAAKADMKCAVFLPSGKVAAGKLAQALFYGAKVLSVDGNFDEALDLARKMAEKRKLYLLNSINPYRPEGQKSVLFEIMDQLEYDVPDRIILPVGNAGNITAVHKAVQELEEVGWINKIPMLTGIQAAGAPPVARAFGERKEDFVPEDNPETVATAIRIGNPVNGRRALRAMYDTGGYCTTVTDEEIINAQRLLGKTEGVCVEPASAASVAGLRKLLSMGIVDKSERVVCICTGNGLKDPDTIIQNSPSPIPCKNSVEDVERILSE, encoded by the coding sequence ATGGCATATCACAAAGTTGTCTGCTGGGACTGCGGCGCTGACGTCGATGACCCCTACGTGTACTTGTGTCCGAGATGCGGAGGGCTCCTCTCGGTGAAAATGGATCTGGAACCCGTAAAGGAGATGAGACCGCAGGACCTCAGGAAAGAGATGCTGGGCGTATGGAGATACGCCCCCTTCATGCCAGTGGACCCTTCTCATAAAGTATCGATACAGGAGGGAGGCACTCCCCTTTACAGGACCGACAGATTGGCCGGAGAGATCGGCGTCTCAGAGGTACATGTTAAATTCGACGGCCTTAACCCGACCGGTTCGTTCAAGGACAGGGGGATGACTGTCGGAGTATCCCGCGCCAAAGAACTCGGCGCGAAGGTGGTCGGCTGCGCCTCCACCGGGAACACGTCCGCGTCGCTGGCGGCATATGCCGCCAAGGCAGACATGAAGTGCGCCGTGTTCCTTCCGTCAGGAAAGGTCGCGGCCGGAAAACTTGCCCAGGCGCTGTTCTACGGCGCAAAGGTCCTTTCGGTCGACGGCAACTTCGATGAGGCTTTGGACCTTGCAAGAAAGATGGCCGAGAAAAGAAAGCTCTACCTCCTGAACTCGATAAACCCATACAGGCCGGAAGGGCAGAAGTCAGTGCTGTTCGAGATAATGGATCAGTTGGAATATGACGTCCCTGACAGGATAATCCTCCCGGTCGGCAACGCTGGCAACATCACGGCCGTCCATAAAGCGGTGCAGGAACTGGAAGAAGTTGGATGGATAAACAAAATTCCAATGCTCACCGGGATACAGGCCGCCGGCGCGCCGCCGGTCGCGAGAGCGTTCGGGGAGAGAAAGGAAGACTTTGTACCCGAGGATAATCCTGAAACGGTCGCCACCGCCATAAGGATAGGGAACCCCGTGAACGGAAGAAGGGCGCTCCGCGCGATGTACGACACAGGGGGATACTGCACCACTGTCACGGACGAGGAGATCATAAACGCCCAGAGGCTTCTCGGAAAGACTGAAGGAGTATGCGTTGAGCCCGCGTCCGCCGCTTCCGTGGCGGGGCTCAGGAAGCTTCTGTCCATGGGGATCGTTGACAAGAGCGAGAGGGTGGTCTGCATCTGCACCGGGAACGGACTGAAGGACCCCGATACGATAATACAGAATTCCCCTTCGCCGATACCGTGCAAGAACTCTGTGGAGGATGTCGAGAGGATACTTTCAGAGTGA
- a CDS encoding homoserine kinase produces MSGEWIRVAAPATTSNIGPGFDTFGLAMSEPCDIIEGRKIDSGFIITEVSGPGSEGIPTDPKINSVSIAAEQVLKRCNADFGIELKIKKGIRPCSGMGSSGASAAGGAFLANIMCGEKLGPTEVILCAAHAEDVISGGLHADNVSPCILGGFTIIRSYEPFDVIRVDPPKDLGMVVVLPDVMVATCDARKVLPREVPIKDLVFHVGNASTLVYGMMTGDLKIIGRSVKDAVFEPARAKLVPHLKEAEKEAMSNGALVSFLGGSGPCIMSFYDAKMDIGGAIAERVKAVYTDNNIKCDTWVTKPGTGCRRI; encoded by the coding sequence ATGTCAGGCGAATGGATAAGGGTCGCGGCCCCCGCCACCACCTCGAACATCGGTCCGGGGTTCGACACGTTCGGGCTCGCGATGAGCGAGCCGTGCGATATCATCGAAGGAAGAAAGATCGATTCAGGTTTCATTATAACAGAGGTCTCCGGCCCGGGGTCCGAGGGCATACCGACCGACCCAAAGATCAATTCCGTGAGCATTGCCGCGGAACAGGTCTTGAAAAGGTGCAACGCGGATTTCGGAATAGAGCTGAAGATAAAAAAAGGAATAAGGCCATGCAGCGGGATGGGCTCATCCGGAGCGAGCGCCGCCGGAGGGGCGTTCCTTGCGAACATCATGTGCGGAGAGAAGCTCGGCCCCACCGAAGTGATACTCTGCGCCGCCCACGCCGAGGACGTTATATCAGGCGGACTTCACGCAGACAATGTCTCCCCGTGCATCCTGGGCGGGTTCACCATCATAAGGTCGTATGAACCATTCGACGTCATCAGGGTAGATCCCCCCAAAGACCTCGGAATGGTCGTCGTCCTTCCAGACGTAATGGTCGCAACGTGTGACGCTAGAAAGGTGCTTCCGAGGGAAGTTCCTATTAAGGACCTTGTTTTCCATGTCGGCAACGCTTCTACGCTGGTCTACGGCATGATGACAGGAGACCTGAAGATCATAGGCAGGTCGGTGAAGGACGCCGTCTTCGAACCCGCGAGGGCAAAGCTCGTCCCGCACCTGAAAGAGGCCGAGAAAGAAGCGATGTCCAACGGCGCGCTGGTGTCCTTCCTGGGCGGGTCCGGACCATGCATCATGTCATTCTACGATGCGAAGATGGATATCGGCGGCGCCATAGCTGAGAGAGTGAAGGCCGTTTATACGGACAACAACATCAAATGCGATACGTGGGTAACGAAACCCGGCACCGGCTGCAGGAGGATCTGA